The following proteins are encoded in a genomic region of Paralichthys olivaceus isolate ysfri-2021 chromosome 23, ASM2471397v2, whole genome shotgun sequence:
- the asb13a.1 gene encoding ankyrin repeat and SOCS box protein 13a.1: MEVTAARRSFLCDIGFWADRTALHEAAFHGRVLQLQQLIESGASVNIVTVDNITPLHEACTKGHLRCAQLLLEAGAQVDVRTIHGSTPLCNACASGSLECVELLLEHGAKVNPSLTALTASPLHEACIQGNDAVVRLMIASGAQLEAYDVYFGPPLHIACAKGHVGCVRELLVAGANVNSVKFHETALHHAARVHVADMIELLVEFGASVHASDNLGRKPVDYTSPASPSHTCLTFYESHPLSLQQLCRITVRRTLGTRASEVIGRLNVSHRIHRFLQFYDHPSSLQSHT, translated from the exons ATGGAGGTGACGGCTGCACGCCGCTCGTTTCTGTGCGACATTG GTTTCTGGGCGGACCGGACTGCCCTGCACGAGGCAGCATTTCACGGCAGGGTTCTGCAGCTCCAACAGCTGATAGAGAGCGGAGCCTCGGTCAACATCGTGACGGTGGACAACATCACCCCCCTGCACGAGGCCTGCACGAAGGGTCACCTGAGGTGCgcccagctgctgctggaggctggAGCTCAG GTTGATGTACGGACCATCCACGGCAGCACCCCTCTCTGTAACGCCTGTGCTTCCGGCAGCCTGGAGTGCGtcgagctgctgctggagcacgGAGCCAAAGTGAACCCGTCCCTCACAGCTCTGACCGCTTCACCCCTCCACGAGGCCTGCATACAGG GTAATGACGCCGTGGTGAGGCTGATGATAGCGAGCGGAGCCCAGCTGGAGGCGTACGATGTCTACTTTGGTCCGCCCCTCCACATCGCATGTGCTAAAGGACACGTGGGCTGTGTTAGGGAGCTGCTGGTTGCAG GTGCCAATGTGAATTCAGTGAAGTTCCATGAGACAGCTTTGCACCACGCGGCACGGGTCCACGTGGCGGACATGATCGAGCTGCTGGTGGAGTTCGGGGCCAGCGTGCACGCCAGCGACAACCTGGGGAGAAAACCCGTGGACTACACCTCGCCAGCGTCTCCCTCTCACACCTGCCTCACGTTCTACGAAA GTCATCCTCtgagtctgcagcagctgtgtagGATCACCGTGAGGAGGACGCTGGGCACCAGGGCCTCAGAGGTCATAGGTCGGCTGAACGTATCCCATCGCATCCACCGCTTCCTCCAGTTCTACGACCACCCCTCGTCACTGCAGAGCCACACATGA